CACCCGGTCGGCGTCGGCGAGGGTCAGCGCGAGCGGCTTGTCGAGCAGCAGGTGCCGCCCCGCGACGGCGGCCCGGGTCGCGATGTCGGCCTGCACGTCCGGCGGGAGGGCTACCGCCACCGCGTCACATGCGTCGATGAGCGCGTCGGCGTCCTCGAACGCCGGCACCCCGTACCGCTGCGCGAGCGCGGCGGCCTTCGCCGGGTCCCGTCCCCAGACGCCGACGAGCGCGGCGCGGGGATGGGCGTCCACTCCCGCGCCGTGTGTCTCGCCCGCCCAGTGCCCGGTGCCGAACAACCCGAACCGCACCACGAGAAGCTCCCGCCCGTCGTCACGCCACGGCCACCCCGTGGCCCTCTCGATCACGCTAGCCGCCGAACCGGCCGCTTGCCCACGCGACACCGCTACTACGCGGATTAGTAGGGTGTGGCGGTGACCGAACCGCACCCCGGGTGGCCCCGATGATCAACGCGGCGTCGGGCGGGTCCCCGGTGGGCGGCCTGCTCGCCATGGCGGCCATCCTGTTGTCCCTCCTCGTCGCGGCCTGGGCCCTGGTGGCCACGCTGCGGCACCGCGCACCGGACCGAGTACAGTTCACCGGCCTGGCCGTGCTGGAACTCGTGCTGCTGGCGATGGCGGTGGTGGCGCTGATCGCGCTCGCCGGTGGTGACCGGCCGGGCGAGCCGGGCGCGTTCGCCGGGTACCTGGTCACCCTCGTCTGCCTGCCGCCGCTGGCGGCGGTGCTCGCCCGGATGGAGCCGACCCGCTGGGGGTCGGCGATCGTGTGCGCGGTCTGCCTGGTCGCGCCCGTGGTGGTGGTACGGCTCCAGCAGACCTGGGAGTTGGCCGGTGGCTGAAGCGCCGACCGCCGCGCGGACCCGGACCAACGGCGGCCCGGGCCGGCTGCTGATCGCGGTGTACCTGCTCTTCGCGATCGCCGCGACCAGCCGGGCCGGGCTCCAGATCGCGACGAAGTTCGACCAGGCGCCGGTGGCATACCTACTCTCGGCGCTGGCGGCGGCGATCTACATCGTGGCCGCGGCGGGCCTCGCCCGGGCGGGTGCCGCCGGCCGTTGGGTGGCGCTCGCCTGCTGCACGACGGAGCTGGCCGGTGTGCTGGGCGTTGGTTGGTTCAGCCACACCCGGCCGGAACTGTTCCCCGACGAGACGGTTTGGTCGGAGTTCGGCAGCGGCTACGGTTACATCCCCCTGGTCCTGCCGGTGTTGGGCCTGCTCTGGCTCTGGCGCACCCGCCGCACCGCCACCTGACCCGCCCGGGGCCGGGCGGGTCAGGTGGGCAAGAGCGGCCGGTGCCGGGCGCGCGTGCCGGCTCAGTCCTTCGGGCCGCCGGCGACGTAGACCACCTGGCCCGAGACGAACGAGGCGCCCTCGCTGGCCAGGAACGAAATGGTGTGCGCCACGTCCTCCGGGCGACCCACCCGGCGGACCGGAATCTCGGCCTTGGCGTGCTTCTGCAGCGCCTCGAAGTCCACCTTCATCCGGGCGGCCGTGGCCGCGGTCATGTCGGTGACGATGAAACCGGGGGCGACCGCGTTGACGGTGACCCCGAACGGACCCAACTCGATGGCGAGGGTCTTTGTGAAGCCCTGCAGGCCTGCCTTGGCGGCGGAGTAGTTCACCTGGCCGCGGTTGCCGAGGGCGGAGGTGCTGGAGAGGTTGACGATCCGGCCCCACTTCCGCTCGACCATGTGCTTCTGGGTGGCCTGGGTGAACAGGAACGCACCCCGCAGGTGCACCCCCAGCACCATGTCCCAGTCGGCGTCGGTCATCTTGAACAACAGGTTGTCCCGGAGGACGCCCGCGTTGTTGACCAGCACGGTGGGCGTGCCCAACTCGACCGCGACCTGCTCGACGGCCGCCTCCACCTGCGCGCGGTCGGCC
The sequence above is a segment of the Micromonospora sp. WMMA1363 genome. Coding sequences within it:
- the fabG gene encoding 3-oxoacyl-ACP reductase FabG; the encoded protein is MSEEQRVAIVTGAARGIGAATAKRLAADGLAVAVVDIEESATKETVDAIAAAGGRALGVGADVADRAQVEAAVEQVAVELGTPTVLVNNAGVLRDNLLFKMTDADWDMVLGVHLRGAFLFTQATQKHMVERKWGRIVNLSSTSALGNRGQVNYSAAKAGLQGFTKTLAIELGPFGVTVNAVAPGFIVTDMTAATAARMKVDFEALQKHAKAEIPVRRVGRPEDVAHTISFLASEGASFVSGQVVYVAGGPKD